One stretch of Prosthecobacter dejongeii DNA includes these proteins:
- a CDS encoding SRPBCC family protein, protein MHLREFRQSQVLPIPVEEAWAFFSNPANLNEITPPDMRFQTVGGDLSPVHVGQLIWYRLQLAPFIYRTWVTEIKLVVPGECFVDEQRFGPYKLWYHRHSFKKLSETHTEVSDHVVYALPFWPFSEVAHALYVQPMHEKVFRYRQQELVRRFGS, encoded by the coding sequence ATGCATCTTCGTGAGTTCCGCCAGAGCCAGGTCCTACCCATCCCCGTGGAGGAGGCCTGGGCTTTTTTTTCCAATCCGGCGAATCTCAATGAGATCACCCCTCCAGACATGCGTTTTCAGACAGTGGGTGGGGACTTATCTCCCGTGCATGTGGGACAGTTGATTTGGTATCGCCTGCAACTGGCTCCATTCATTTACCGCACTTGGGTCACGGAGATCAAGCTGGTGGTCCCGGGTGAATGTTTTGTGGATGAGCAGCGTTTTGGCCCCTACAAACTTTGGTATCATCGGCACAGTTTCAAAAAGCTCTCTGAGACGCACACGGAAGTGAGTGACCACGTGGTCTATGCCCTGCCTTTCTGGCCGTTCAGCGAGGTCGCTCACGCCCTTTATGTCCAGCCGATGCATGAGAAAGTCTTCCGCTATCGCCAGCAGGAACTCGTGCGTCGTTTCGGCTCTTGA
- a CDS encoding CPXCG motif-containing cysteine-rich protein: MHTVPVTCPSCFEEFEVPAPFVTETPCDVDYDCEVCCRPMRIAFEEEDDEVVGMAYGLND, translated from the coding sequence ATGCACACGGTCCCTGTTACCTGCCCCTCTTGTTTTGAGGAGTTCGAAGTCCCTGCTCCTTTCGTCACTGAGACTCCTTGTGATGTGGACTACGACTGCGAGGTCTGCTGCCGGCCGATGCGCATCGCCTTTGAGGAAGAGGATGATGAAGTGGTGGGCATGGCCTATGGCCTCAATGATTGA
- a CDS encoding RidA family protein — translation MSAEAQLTALNITLPPAPPKGGIYKPVVVVGQVAYLSGHGPYLADGGMIRGRVGEDLDLAEAHAAARQTGLAMLATLQKELGSLDRIKRVVKLLGMVNSTPEFSDHPKVINGCSELFAQVWGEENGIGARSAVGMGSLPGQIAVEIEGIFELHS, via the coding sequence ATGTCCGCCGAAGCCCAACTCACTGCCCTGAACATCACCCTACCGCCAGCGCCCCCCAAGGGAGGGATTTATAAGCCTGTCGTGGTTGTCGGCCAGGTGGCCTATCTCTCGGGTCACGGTCCCTATTTGGCCGATGGAGGGATGATCCGTGGGCGTGTGGGGGAAGACCTGGACCTCGCTGAGGCCCACGCAGCGGCCCGCCAGACGGGACTGGCCATGCTGGCCACGTTGCAAAAAGAACTGGGCAGCCTGGACCGCATCAAGCGCGTGGTCAAACTCCTGGGCATGGTGAACTCTACCCCTGAGTTTTCCGATCACCCGAAGGTCATCAACGGCTGCAGTGAACTCTTTGCCCAGGTCTGGGGCGAGGAAAATGGCATCGGTGCCCGCAGTGCGGTCGGCATGGGGTCTTTACCAGGCCAGATCGCTGTGGAGATCGAGGGCATCTTTGAGCTGCATTCTTGA
- the pgsA gene encoding CDP-diacylglycerol--glycerol-3-phosphate 3-phosphatidyltransferase: MNLPNQLTLSRLVLTGFFVACFYLPWANAYSIAVIIFGIASFTDYLDGNIARARNLVTNFGKLFDPLADKILIAAAFILLSVDKTIPSWITIAILSREFFVTGIRQIAAGQGAVLAAEKLGKHKMVWQIITVLYFMLSAASREPIFAFLAPVFAPSVIHDWVGGFIIYFTTTLTLASGFSYFWKNRHLFNDA; the protein is encoded by the coding sequence ATGAACCTGCCCAATCAACTCACCCTCTCACGCCTCGTGCTCACAGGGTTTTTTGTGGCTTGTTTTTATCTGCCCTGGGCAAATGCCTATTCCATCGCCGTCATCATCTTCGGCATCGCTAGTTTTACCGATTATCTGGATGGCAACATTGCCCGCGCGCGCAATCTGGTGACGAACTTTGGCAAGCTCTTCGATCCCCTCGCGGATAAGATCCTCATCGCTGCGGCCTTCATCCTGCTTTCAGTGGATAAGACGATCCCCTCCTGGATCACCATCGCCATCCTCTCGCGCGAATTTTTCGTCACGGGCATCCGCCAAATCGCCGCTGGTCAGGGTGCCGTCCTCGCTGCGGAAAAGCTGGGCAAACACAAAATGGTCTGGCAGATCATCACCGTGCTGTACTTCATGCTCAGCGCGGCTTCACGCGAACCCATCTTTGCTTTTCTAGCCCCCGTTTTTGCTCCCTCCGTCATTCATGACTGGGTGGGTGGTTTCATCATTTACTTTACCACGACCTTGACCCTCGCTTCAGGATTCAGCTACTTTTGGAAGAACAGGCATTTGTTCAACGACGCGTGA
- a CDS encoding RNA polymerase sigma factor translates to MTTPEDDEDKHLLIALAGGNDPALNVLMRRWNARLIAYLHRLTGSHTTACDLAQETFVRVYKHRQRYRPNQKFSTWLFAIATNLARNQLRWQKRHPVTLLEPSQVSDLPLQCELPTPCHSLERQERAEAVREAILKLPQDYKEPLILSTYEGLSHAEIAEIMNTTEKVVEMRLYRARKQLKELLLPWLKQE, encoded by the coding sequence ATGACAACCCCTGAGGACGACGAAGACAAACATCTCTTAATCGCCCTGGCCGGAGGCAATGACCCGGCCTTAAATGTCCTGATGCGCCGCTGGAATGCGCGCCTCATCGCCTATTTGCACCGTCTTACCGGCAGTCACACCACCGCCTGTGACCTCGCCCAGGAGACTTTCGTTCGCGTTTACAAACATCGGCAGCGTTATCGCCCCAACCAAAAGTTTTCCACCTGGCTCTTTGCCATCGCGACCAACCTCGCGCGCAACCAACTGCGCTGGCAAAAACGCCACCCGGTGACCCTTTTGGAACCTTCACAGGTATCTGATCTACCACTTCAATGTGAGCTTCCCACCCCGTGCCACAGCCTGGAACGGCAAGAGCGTGCCGAGGCCGTCCGAGAAGCCATTTTAAAGCTTCCTCAAGATTACAAGGAGCCCCTCATCCTTTCCACCTACGAAGGCCTGTCTCACGCTGAGATTGCCGAGATCATGAACACCACGGAAAAAGTGGTGGAAATGCGACTTTACCGCGCGCGTAAACAGCTCAAGGAACTTTTGCTCCCCTGGCTGAAGCAAGAGTGA
- a CDS encoding zeta toxin family protein, whose product MFAGPNGSGKSTIKSLLPEKLLGVYLNPDEIEAGIIATGFLDTKAYGVKTSVEEILPFFARSVLLKKAGLDGEVCNLRFEDDKLIFKGVSVNAYFASVCADFLRQRLLESGVSFSFETVMSSPDKVALLQQAQIRGYKTYLYYIATDDPAINVARVKARVNLGGHDVPEDKIVSRYSRSLDLLLNAVRFTNRAYLFDNSRHGGDHLWVAEITEGQDLEIKCDPLPHWFQHSVWDKIQH is encoded by the coding sequence ATGTTTGCTGGTCCGAATGGTTCCGGTAAAAGCACCATCAAAAGCTTGCTGCCAGAAAAGTTATTGGGTGTTTATCTAAATCCAGATGAGATCGAGGCGGGCATTATAGCGACTGGATTTTTAGATACTAAAGCCTATGGAGTTAAGACGAGCGTTGAAGAGATTCTTCCTTTTTTTGCTCGCTCCGTCTTGCTGAAAAAAGCCGGACTGGATGGCGAAGTGTGCAATCTTCGTTTTGAAGATGATAAGCTGATTTTTAAAGGTGTGTCGGTGAATGCTTATTTTGCTTCTGTTTGTGCAGATTTTCTACGGCAGAGGTTGCTGGAAAGCGGTGTGTCATTCTCTTTTGAGACCGTGATGTCTTCTCCTGATAAAGTGGCATTGCTACAACAGGCCCAAATCAGGGGTTATAAAACCTACCTCTATTACATCGCGACAGATGATCCCGCTATCAATGTGGCACGTGTGAAGGCAAGAGTGAATCTAGGTGGGCATGATGTTCCAGAAGATAAGATCGTCAGCCGTTATTCGCGTTCATTAGATCTGTTGTTAAATGCGGTGAGATTTACCAATCGTGCTTATCTTTTCGATAATTCAAGGCATGGGGGAGATCATCTCTGGGTGGCGGAGATTACAGAAGGCCAGGATCTTGAAATCAAATGCGATCCTTTGCCGCATTGGTTCCAACACTCCGTTTGGGATAAGATCCAACATTAG
- a CDS encoding ATP-dependent DNA ligase, producing MPPLLTVTHRKGIYLPEADLWLDPHFSVERAFISHAHSDHVARHAVTFASELTLELMRARYGVKESSTFHPLPMREVFEWEGWQMRLFPAGHIVGSAMLHLTRLSDGATLLYTGDYKLRQGLSSERCELLPADTLIMETTFGLPQFHFPPTAEIVASMLKWVRETLDEGHIPVLLGYSLGKAQEILCALGEAGLPVMVHKSILEMTTVVAPLLGQLPTYRLFDAAEARGHVLLFPPSGARSQAIRKLKVCRTAMLSGWAMQSGAKYRYQVDEVFPLSDHADYPELLETVATVKPRRVYLVHGYTQEFAADLRARGYEAWTLERADQLEIPLETAPRPSLEEPPSSSAAEPPEKPDQLARWAQVCSQAAAESSRLKKVALLADYLRALAEPADLALAVRYCAGLLFDPAAGEGPLNTGWAIIRRALQELSGLSDAEYRTLSRSQADAGRTAYLVLSRALSKNPTMAAPQSLDLQATDALFRSLRAARGPAPKTQRLREALATLSPHTGSWLVRLMTGELRMGSKEGLIEEAVAAAFAQPAEAVREAAMLSGDIGHAATLAREARLHEAAPRPHVPIKVMLASPEETAADIWQRLIRDEKAAEATSAHSVWLEDKYDGIRAQLHVSGGRVEIYTRDLKPIGLQFPEVMQAAQGISAEVILDGEIIAYAEDKKLSFFDLQKRLGRRDQADLFLPSDISVRYVVFDLLWLNGRPLLDQSLESRRVALEGLVLPTGLTLIEVQRVTSTVEIEAAFMAARRRNNEGLIAKDPASVYSPGRRGKSWLKLKKAFATLDVVVVKAEQGSGKRSHVLSDYTFAVRDEHSALRVIGKAYSGLTDVEIETLTEHFTATTLSQKGRVRTVIPDTVLEIAFDSIQPSDRHDSGLSLRFPRIKAIRTDKRPEEIDTLAYARKLAGVAS from the coding sequence ATGCCTCCTCTTCTCACTGTCACTCATCGCAAGGGCATTTACCTGCCTGAGGCAGATCTATGGCTGGACCCTCACTTCAGCGTGGAACGTGCCTTTATCTCGCATGCTCACAGTGACCATGTGGCGCGGCATGCAGTGACCTTTGCTTCAGAATTGACCTTGGAACTCATGCGGGCGCGTTATGGGGTGAAGGAGAGCAGCACGTTTCATCCGTTGCCCATGAGGGAAGTCTTTGAGTGGGAAGGCTGGCAGATGCGGCTTTTCCCTGCCGGGCACATCGTCGGCTCGGCCATGCTGCATCTCACCCGCCTCAGCGATGGGGCGACCCTGCTATACACCGGCGATTACAAACTGCGCCAGGGCTTGAGCTCTGAGCGCTGTGAGCTGCTGCCAGCGGATACGCTGATCATGGAGACCACCTTTGGCCTGCCGCAGTTTCACTTTCCGCCCACGGCAGAAATCGTGGCGTCCATGCTCAAATGGGTGCGGGAAACTCTGGATGAAGGGCACATTCCTGTTTTGTTGGGTTATTCGTTAGGCAAGGCGCAAGAGATCCTTTGTGCTTTGGGTGAGGCAGGCCTTCCTGTCATGGTCCACAAATCCATTTTGGAGATGACGACGGTGGTGGCTCCCTTGCTGGGGCAGTTGCCCACTTATCGGTTGTTTGATGCTGCCGAGGCCCGCGGCCATGTGTTACTTTTCCCTCCCAGTGGGGCCCGCAGCCAGGCCATCCGCAAGCTGAAGGTGTGCCGCACGGCCATGCTCAGCGGCTGGGCCATGCAGTCCGGGGCGAAGTATCGCTACCAAGTGGATGAAGTATTCCCGCTGAGTGACCACGCTGACTATCCGGAACTATTAGAGACGGTGGCCACGGTGAAGCCGCGCCGGGTTTATCTGGTACATGGTTACACCCAGGAATTCGCCGCAGATCTCCGTGCTCGGGGGTATGAGGCGTGGACGCTGGAGCGAGCAGATCAGTTGGAGATTCCGCTGGAGACTGCTCCTCGCCCTTCGTTAGAGGAGCCTCCATCCTCCTCTGCTGCCGAGCCTCCAGAAAAACCGGACCAATTGGCCCGCTGGGCGCAGGTCTGTTCCCAGGCCGCAGCAGAGTCATCACGATTGAAAAAAGTGGCGCTGCTGGCGGATTATTTACGCGCGCTGGCAGAGCCTGCCGATCTCGCTTTGGCGGTCCGGTATTGCGCAGGCCTACTCTTTGACCCCGCTGCGGGTGAAGGTCCCTTGAACACGGGTTGGGCCATCATCCGGCGTGCTTTGCAGGAGCTTTCCGGGCTGAGTGATGCGGAGTATCGAACGCTCTCTCGCAGCCAGGCAGATGCTGGCCGCACCGCCTACCTGGTCCTCAGCCGGGCCTTGTCGAAGAACCCAACCATGGCTGCTCCCCAGTCTTTGGATCTTCAGGCCACGGATGCGCTCTTCCGCTCCTTGCGGGCCGCGCGGGGCCCTGCGCCAAAGACGCAGCGACTGCGGGAGGCGCTGGCCACCCTCAGTCCCCACACGGGGTCCTGGCTGGTGCGTTTGATGACGGGGGAATTGCGCATGGGGTCCAAAGAAGGCCTCATTGAAGAAGCGGTGGCTGCGGCCTTCGCTCAACCTGCTGAAGCGGTGCGTGAGGCGGCCATGCTGAGCGGCGATATCGGCCATGCGGCCACCCTCGCGCGTGAGGCTCGTCTGCATGAGGCCGCCCCCAGGCCGCATGTTCCGATCAAGGTCATGTTGGCTTCTCCTGAAGAAACGGCAGCGGATATTTGGCAGCGCTTGATCAGAGATGAAAAGGCAGCGGAGGCTACCTCTGCGCATTCCGTCTGGCTGGAGGATAAATACGATGGCATCCGCGCCCAACTGCACGTCAGCGGTGGTCGGGTGGAGATTTACACACGGGATTTAAAGCCCATCGGCCTCCAGTTTCCAGAGGTCATGCAGGCCGCGCAGGGGATAAGCGCGGAAGTGATTTTGGATGGGGAGATCATCGCCTATGCTGAGGATAAAAAACTTTCGTTTTTTGATTTGCAAAAGCGGTTAGGCCGTCGGGATCAAGCCGACCTTTTTTTGCCCAGCGATATCAGTGTCAGGTATGTCGTGTTTGATCTCCTTTGGCTCAATGGGCGGCCCTTGCTCGATCAATCGCTTGAGTCCCGGCGCGTGGCTTTGGAAGGCTTGGTTCTGCCTACTGGCCTCACCTTGATTGAGGTGCAGCGTGTCACTTCGACGGTGGAGATTGAGGCTGCGTTTATGGCAGCACGGCGTCGAAATAATGAAGGCCTCATCGCCAAAGATCCCGCCAGCGTGTATAGCCCTGGGCGGCGCGGCAAGTCCTGGCTCAAGCTCAAAAAAGCGTTCGCGACTCTGGATGTCGTCGTGGTGAAGGCGGAACAAGGCAGTGGCAAACGCAGCCATGTGCTCAGTGATTACACCTTTGCCGTGCGGGATGAGCACTCGGCCCTACGTGTCATCGGCAAGGCCTACTCGGGCCTCACGGATGTGGAGATCGAGACACTCACTGAGCATTTCACCGCTACGACCTTGAGTCAGAAAGGCCGTGTCCGCACCGTCATTCCAGACACGGTCTTGGAGATCGCCTTTGATTCCATCCAGCCAAGTGACCGTCATGACAGTGGGCTGTCGCTGAGGTTTCCTCGCATCAAAGCCATCCGCACGGACAAGAGGCCTGAAGAAATAGATACCTTGGCTTATGCGAGAAAACTCGCAGGGGTGGCCTCATGA
- a CDS encoding ECF-type sigma factor, whose amino-acid sequence MNPITLLLQSCQQGDVSAPNQLLIEVYAELRRLAAAKMARELPGQTLQATALVHEAWLRLGDANFQNRAHFFAAAAEAMRRILIDRARKRKAVRHGAGQVHVELEEELQIAAPALLDDEILSVHEALDKLAAEDARKAELVKLHYFVGLTFAEAAEVLGISEPTAKRDWAYARAWLHREITATR is encoded by the coding sequence ATGAACCCGATTACCCTTCTCCTCCAATCTTGTCAGCAGGGGGATGTTTCAGCGCCTAACCAACTTTTGATTGAAGTCTATGCTGAGTTAAGGCGGCTGGCTGCCGCTAAAATGGCACGGGAATTGCCCGGCCAGACTTTGCAGGCCACGGCTCTCGTTCATGAAGCTTGGCTGCGTCTTGGAGATGCCAACTTTCAGAATCGGGCGCACTTCTTTGCGGCTGCTGCGGAGGCCATGCGACGCATTTTGATTGATCGCGCACGGAAGCGCAAAGCCGTGCGCCATGGGGCGGGGCAGGTGCACGTGGAGTTAGAAGAAGAACTCCAAATAGCAGCTCCTGCACTCCTGGATGACGAGATCCTGTCCGTGCATGAAGCGTTGGATAAGTTAGCTGCCGAAGATGCGCGCAAAGCGGAACTCGTGAAACTGCATTATTTTGTGGGTCTCACCTTTGCTGAAGCGGCGGAAGTTTTGGGCATTTCAGAGCCTACGGCCAAGCGGGATTGGGCCTACGCCAGGGCTTGGTTGCACCGGGAGATCACGGCCACCCGCTGA
- a CDS encoding TraR/DksA family transcriptional regulator — protein MPAKKKPAPKAPAKPATKAPAKPAPKAQVKAAQPAPKPSAKPVTKAAKPAPQKSPPVKKAPAKTAKTPAAKKAAETPVAKKAAPKAAEPAKKAAPAKAEVVKPAPADKKAAPAPKAEKAAPAPKAEKAAPAPKAEKAAPAKAKPAPPTPKITNVRRMGRAEDEGITMDTPPKKPVLPAAFLKRMRQRLVELRDAYLNSAEGVTAESLRGGEGGDSSAFGMHQADAGSDAYDRDFALSLLAKEQDAIYEINEALKRIDAGMYGICEMSGETIPEERLEALPFTRFTVSCQERLEREQRSGRWNRPVRSLFGLDESGDDADDDRDEEESSTTSNSNSNESLDFSKE, from the coding sequence ATGCCTGCGAAAAAGAAGCCAGCGCCCAAAGCTCCGGCCAAACCTGCGACTAAAGCCCCTGCCAAACCTGCCCCTAAAGCGCAGGTGAAGGCTGCCCAACCCGCACCCAAACCATCGGCAAAACCCGTGACGAAGGCTGCGAAACCCGCGCCCCAGAAATCTCCCCCTGTGAAGAAAGCCCCTGCTAAAACTGCCAAGACCCCTGCTGCCAAAAAAGCGGCGGAGACCCCTGTTGCTAAAAAAGCCGCTCCTAAAGCTGCCGAGCCAGCCAAGAAAGCTGCCCCAGCCAAAGCAGAAGTGGTGAAGCCAGCCCCTGCAGATAAAAAAGCTGCCCCAGCTCCAAAGGCCGAGAAAGCGGCCCCGGCTCCGAAGGCGGAGAAAGCAGCTCCAGCGCCGAAGGCAGAAAAAGCCGCGCCTGCCAAAGCCAAGCCTGCCCCGCCTACGCCAAAGATCACGAATGTACGCCGCATGGGCCGTGCTGAAGATGAAGGCATCACCATGGACACCCCGCCGAAGAAGCCTGTGCTCCCGGCCGCTTTCCTGAAGCGCATGCGCCAGCGCTTGGTGGAACTACGTGACGCCTACCTCAACTCCGCTGAAGGTGTGACGGCTGAAAGCCTCCGTGGTGGTGAAGGGGGCGATTCTTCCGCCTTCGGCATGCACCAGGCTGATGCGGGCAGCGATGCCTATGACCGCGACTTCGCCCTCAGCCTTCTGGCCAAGGAGCAGGACGCCATCTACGAAATCAATGAAGCCCTCAAGCGCATTGACGCGGGCATGTACGGCATCTGCGAGATGTCCGGTGAAACCATTCCTGAAGAGCGTCTGGAGGCCCTGCCCTTCACACGTTTCACGGTGAGCTGCCAGGAACGCCTGGAGCGTGAGCAGCGTAGCGGTCGCTGGAACCGCCCTGTGCGCTCCCTGTTTGGCCTCGATGAGTCCGGCGACGACGCCGATGACGACCGCGATGAAGAGGAGAGCAGCACGACTTCTAACAGCAATAGTAATGAGTCGCTTGACTTCAGCAAAGAGTAG
- the rpmG gene encoding 50S ribosomal protein L33, producing the protein MAREIIILECTEAKAEGMPTSRYVSTRNKKSPRTPGRLEKVKFNHFLKRRTLHREIR; encoded by the coding sequence ATGGCACGCGAAATCATCATCCTAGAATGCACGGAAGCAAAGGCGGAGGGCATGCCCACGTCCCGCTACGTCAGCACTCGCAACAAAAAAAGCCCCCGCACTCCGGGCCGTCTTGAGAAAGTGAAGTTCAATCATTTCCTCAAGCGTCGCACCCTGCACCGCGAGATCCGCTAA
- the rpsR gene encoding 30S ribosomal protein S18 gives MQPKTTERLISLRKNNRRMPRRRMDIPVEKLIYTNPELLSRFLTETGKLIPRRTTGLPAWLHRKVTREVKRARAVNLLP, from the coding sequence ATGCAACCCAAGACTACTGAACGCCTCATCTCCCTCCGCAAGAACAACCGCCGGATGCCCCGCCGTCGGATGGACATCCCGGTTGAGAAGCTGATTTACACCAATCCTGAGCTTCTTTCCCGTTTCCTGACGGAGACTGGCAAGCTGATCCCACGCCGCACCACCGGTCTGCCAGCCTGGCTGCACCGCAAAGTGACGCGTGAAGTCAAGCGTGCCCGCGCAGTGAACCTTCTGCCCTGA
- the folE2 gene encoding GTP cyclohydrolase FolE2 gives MPNLKDTQNERDDRKIAIDRVGVKNLRFPLRIRDRDQSQQHTVATVTMAVDLPHQYKGTHMSRFVEILHAHGRELTVASIAAMPKELLARLNARKAHVEMRFPYFRAKRAPITKAEGLLDYGVIFEVNAEGEEIDYVVTVEVPVTTLCPCSKAISERGAHNQRGVVTLSVRFRQPIWIEDLIELVEASASSQLYSVLKRPDEKYVTEAAYDNPVFVEDLVRSVAQKASSHKKIRWFRVEAENFESIHNHNAWAVIESTNKAEA, from the coding sequence ATGCCCAATCTCAAAGACACTCAAAACGAGCGGGACGACCGCAAAATCGCGATTGACCGCGTCGGCGTCAAAAATCTGCGCTTTCCCCTGCGCATTCGCGACCGTGACCAGTCTCAGCAGCACACCGTCGCTACGGTGACCATGGCGGTGGACCTGCCTCATCAATACAAGGGCACTCACATGAGCCGCTTTGTGGAGATCCTCCATGCACATGGCCGTGAACTGACGGTGGCCAGCATCGCTGCCATGCCAAAGGAGCTGCTAGCCCGCCTCAATGCGCGCAAAGCTCATGTGGAAATGCGGTTCCCCTACTTCCGCGCCAAGCGTGCCCCCATCACCAAGGCCGAAGGGCTGCTGGACTATGGTGTCATTTTTGAGGTCAATGCCGAAGGAGAAGAAATTGACTACGTCGTCACCGTCGAGGTGCCCGTCACCACCCTCTGCCCTTGCTCCAAGGCCATCAGCGAACGTGGCGCGCACAATCAGCGTGGTGTGGTCACCCTTTCGGTGAGATTCCGCCAGCCCATCTGGATTGAGGACCTCATCGAACTCGTCGAAGCCAGCGCCAGCAGCCAGCTCTACAGCGTGCTCAAGCGTCCCGATGAAAAATACGTCACCGAGGCGGCTTATGACAACCCCGTCTTCGTGGAAGATCTGGTGCGCAGCGTGGCCCAGAAGGCTAGCAGCCACAAAAAAATCCGTTGGTTCCGCGTGGAGGCCGAAAATTTCGAGTCCATCCACAATCACAATGCCTGGGCCGTCATCGAGAGCACGAACAAAGCGGAGGCTTAG
- a CDS encoding glycine zipper domain-containing protein, translating into MKTSLRHLALITLLGLTSGLSSCVTPYPGPGERNGAVVGAIGGGTLGAIVGNQSGRPLEGAAIGGVLGALAGSALGANQDHYYGYRQPAYYPTRADYGPRYYRRSSFYGGGGYYGGGYPCGPAFGGGYGYGSCW; encoded by the coding sequence ATGAAAACTTCCCTTCGTCACCTCGCCCTCATTACTTTGTTGGGGCTCACCAGCGGCCTCAGTTCCTGCGTTACCCCGTATCCGGGGCCTGGGGAGCGAAATGGAGCCGTGGTGGGGGCCATTGGCGGAGGTACGCTGGGTGCCATCGTGGGGAATCAAAGTGGCCGCCCTCTGGAGGGGGCCGCCATCGGCGGGGTGCTAGGTGCCCTGGCGGGGTCTGCCCTGGGGGCGAATCAAGATCACTATTATGGCTACCGCCAGCCTGCCTACTACCCCACGCGGGCAGACTACGGACCGCGCTACTACCGCCGCAGCAGCTTTTACGGCGGGGGAGGCTACTATGGCGGGGGCTACCCCTGCGGTCCCGCCTTTGGCGGCGGTTATGGCTACGGCAGTTGCTGGTAA